A window of the Electrophorus electricus isolate fEleEle1 chromosome 11, fEleEle1.pri, whole genome shotgun sequence genome harbors these coding sequences:
- the LOC113582065 gene encoding glutathione S-transferase omega-1 isoform X1 — protein sequence MASTQKCYGKGTCVPGPVPNGQIRIYSMRFCPFAQRTRLVLSAKGVKHETVNINLKDKPEWFLAKNPLGLVPTLETPFGQVIYESPITCEYLDEVYPEKKLFPSDPFEKAQQKMLLEEYSKVIPLFYKIPGSRKNGEDVSALEAEFKEKLSKLNEVLVKKKTSFFGGNSVTMIDYLIWPWFERLEAWQLNHCLDGFLELKKWVSCMLEDPAVKDIIHNTDTHKAFFNSYLDGNPNYDYGL from the exons GAACATGTGTTCCCGGCCCAGTTCCCAATGGTCAAATACGGATCTACAGCATGAGATTCTGCCCCTTTGCCCAGAGAACAAGGCTGGTACTTAGTGCCAAGGGTGTTAA GCATGAAACTGTGAACATCAATTTGAAGGACAAACCTGAATGGTTCCTGGCGAAGAACCCTCTTGGCCTAGTGCCGACCCTGGAGACCCCCTTTGGTCAGGTGATCTATGAATCACCAATCACATGTGAATACCTGGATGAAGTATATCCAGAGAAAAAACTGTTTCCCTCAGACCCCTTTGAAAAAGCTCAACAGAAGATGTTGCTAGAGGAGTACTCAAAG GTCATTCCATTGTTCTACAAGATCcctggaagcaggaaaaatggtgAGGATGTGTCTGCACTGGAAGCAGAGTTTAAGGAGAAGCTCTCCAAGCTGAATGAG GTGCTTGTTAAGAAGAAAACCAGTTTTTTTGGAGGCAACTCGGTCACTATGATTGATTACCTGATTTGGCCTTGGTTTGAGAGGTTGGAGGCGTGGCAGCTGAATCA CTGTCTGGATGGCTTTCTGGAGCTGAAAAAGTGGGTTTCATGCATGCTAGAGGATCCAGCAGTAAAGGACATTATCCACAACACGGATACCCACAAAGCCTTTTTCAACTCATACCTGGATGGAAATCCTAATTATGACTATGGTTTATAG
- the LOC113582065 gene encoding glutathione S-transferase omega-1 isoform X2: protein MASTQKCYGKGTCVPGPVPNGQIRIYSMRFCPFAQRTRLVLSAKGVKHETVNINLKDKPEWFLAKNPLGLVPTLETPFGQVIPLFYKIPGSRKNGEDVSALEAEFKEKLSKLNEVLVKKKTSFFGGNSVTMIDYLIWPWFERLEAWQLNHCLDGFLELKKWVSCMLEDPAVKDIIHNTDTHKAFFNSYLDGNPNYDYGL from the exons GAACATGTGTTCCCGGCCCAGTTCCCAATGGTCAAATACGGATCTACAGCATGAGATTCTGCCCCTTTGCCCAGAGAACAAGGCTGGTACTTAGTGCCAAGGGTGTTAA GCATGAAACTGTGAACATCAATTTGAAGGACAAACCTGAATGGTTCCTGGCGAAGAACCCTCTTGGCCTAGTGCCGACCCTGGAGACCCCCTTTGGTCAG GTCATTCCATTGTTCTACAAGATCcctggaagcaggaaaaatggtgAGGATGTGTCTGCACTGGAAGCAGAGTTTAAGGAGAAGCTCTCCAAGCTGAATGAG GTGCTTGTTAAGAAGAAAACCAGTTTTTTTGGAGGCAACTCGGTCACTATGATTGATTACCTGATTTGGCCTTGGTTTGAGAGGTTGGAGGCGTGGCAGCTGAATCA CTGTCTGGATGGCTTTCTGGAGCTGAAAAAGTGGGTTTCATGCATGCTAGAGGATCCAGCAGTAAAGGACATTATCCACAACACGGATACCCACAAAGCCTTTTTCAACTCATACCTGGATGGAAATCCTAATTATGACTATGGTTTATAG